The nucleotide window TTCTCGATGCCCAGCCCGCCGATCGCGTTTATGCCCGTCCCGACAATCTTCGGCGCGACGACGACCAGCAGTTGGTCAACGAGGTCTTCCTGGAGAAACGCCGTCGCGACGCCGGCGCCGCCCTCGACCAGAACGGAGGATATCCCCCGCTTTCCCAAATTCTCCAGCAATTTTGAGAGGGATACATGGCCCCTGCTGTCTCCTTCGCATTCCAGAACGTCAACGCCCCTTTGCTGCATTAGTTTTTTCTTTTCGAGGGATGCCAAGCCGGTACAGGCCGCGAGGGTTCTGCCCCCGTCGCTGAAAATCTCCCTGTCGGGGGGAAGGGCCAAACGGGAATCAAGGACGATTCTCAGCGGATCGCGTCCTTTTACGAGGCGACAGGTAAGCTTCGGATTGTCCATCCTGACGGCGCCGGCGCCGACGAGGATTGCGTCGTGGATCGCCCGGAGCTGGTGGGCATAGCGCAGAGATGGGGGGGAGCTGATCCAGCAGGAATCTCCGGAGGATGTCGCGATGCGGCCATCGAGGGTCTGGGCAAACTTGAGCGTTACATAGGGCAGGCCGGTGCGGATATGTTTGAAGAAAAAGCGGTTGAGCTCGATGCATTCTGTTTCGAGAATCCCGATGCTGATTTCTATCTTGTTTTTACGCAGTATTTCCATTCCCCTGCCCGAGACCAGCGGATTGGGGTCGGGCGTTCCGATGACGACGCGGGCGGGATGGTGGGCGACGAGCGCCTCGGCGCAGGGAGGAGTCCTGCCGTGATGACTGCACGGTTCCAGCGTTACATAAAAGGTGGACCCCGCGATCGCCTCCGTCGCTCCCTGAATCGCGTTTATTTCCGCATGGTTTTCCCCGCAGCGCTGATGCCAGCCCTCCCCGATTATCCGTCCGTCCTTGACGATCACCGCGCCGACCAGCGGATTGGGGCTGACGCAGCCCGTCCCCTTTTTCGCCAGCCGCAATGCCCGGCGCATGAATTTTTCATCAATAATGAGTTGTTTTTGGGCATCCATAAATTGTAGTCCTGACGATTTAGTCACCTTACTATTGCAATTACCTCTCCATCAGGAATCTTGAGCGAATTGCGGAAAGCGGTATTTTTTTAACTTTTTTTACAGCGGATACGAGAATCGCCCGTTCCTCGCCGGATAGGGTGTCCATGTCTCCCCCCTCGAAATAGACCAGGGCCTTGAGGCTTTCGCTCGGCTGAAACGTTTTTCCAAAGAGTGCGCCCGCGCCGGCCAGGGCTTCGTCAAGCAGCATTCCATGTTTGAGCATGACGGCAATGTCTCGATAATCCTTCGCCTCAATCCTTTGCATAATGATTTTCAACTTGTGCGCCATCATGTCGGCAAGCGAGGCAACGACCATGACCCCATCTGCCGTAACCTCCGGTTCGCCGATTCGGCCAATAGCAATGTTCCCGAAAAAAGAAAGCTTTACATATTGTAAGGCAGCCGAAACATTAACCGGAACAAGGACGCCGAATGAATCAGGTGTATCTTGGATGACCGTGGCATCCTCCAGGATGGGAAGGCTTTTGTAAAGCCCGGCCCTATCAAGCTGCTGGTCGGAAAAAAAATCAAAATCAATGGATTGACGGTGACCAAGGCGCAGCGCAATAGCAGTGCCTCCATAAAGCACGAATCCGGACTTAAATGCGAACGCCAGAGAGGCCCAGATTGTTTGCTGGGAAGGGGGAAGTATCTGCATTTGTGGTACAAATGAATCCATCAGCATACCTTCCGTTTCGGCATCGGTGGTACGCCGCCTGTTTCGGCAAGCCCCAGGCGGTAATGCCAGTAGTGCCACGAGCGAGGAGAAAACTGACCCGCCTCAGCGTGGATGAGCAATTTACGGGCTTTATCTTCTCCGATAGTATCCAGAACCGCGTTTACATCCGCAAAATCTCCAAGGTTCATGACCTGAACAACAATTCGTTCCGGATGCCTGAGCGCCTCGTCTTGATCCAGCCACCAGAGATATTTGGCGGCGAAAGTTTTGAAAAGAACGATTTCAGAATTCATCATGCCGGCATCCCTTCAAGCTTGACAGTTCGGTAATGAAGCCTCCCCGTTTGTTCCCTTGATTTATGATATATTTTGCTAAGCATCTATTTTTACGTGATGTGTATAAGAAGAACGGTCTTGAGTGTCAAGAAAATAATTCCATCAAGGTGTAAATGAGTCCGTTGATTTGACCTTTTGAAT belongs to Syntrophales bacterium and includes:
- the ribD gene encoding bifunctional diaminohydroxyphosphoribosylaminopyrimidine deaminase/5-amino-6-(5-phosphoribosylamino)uracil reductase RibD is translated as MDAQKQLIIDEKFMRRALRLAKKGTGCVSPNPLVGAVIVKDGRIIGEGWHQRCGENHAEINAIQGATEAIAGSTFYVTLEPCSHHGRTPPCAEALVAHHPARVVIGTPDPNPLVSGRGMEILRKNKIEISIGILETECIELNRFFFKHIRTGLPYVTLKFAQTLDGRIATSSGDSCWISSPPSLRYAHQLRAIHDAILVGAGAVRMDNPKLTCRLVKGRDPLRIVLDSRLALPPDREIFSDGGRTLAACTGLASLEKKKLMQQRGVDVLECEGDSRGHVSLSKLLENLGKRGISSVLVEGGAGVATAFLQEDLVDQLLVVVAPKIVGTGINAIGGLGIEKIAEALSFSFHKISRRGDDLIIDIRLNPRQKNP
- a CDS encoding nucleotidyl transferase AbiEii/AbiGii toxin family protein is translated as MDSFVPQMQILPPSQQTIWASLAFAFKSGFVLYGGTAIALRLGHRQSIDFDFFSDQQLDRAGLYKSLPILEDATVIQDTPDSFGVLVPVNVSAALQYVKLSFFGNIAIGRIGEPEVTADGVMVVASLADMMAHKLKIIMQRIEAKDYRDIAVMLKHGMLLDEALAGAGALFGKTFQPSESLKALVYFEGGDMDTLSGEERAILVSAVKKVKKIPLSAIRSRFLMER